The following are from one region of the Gossypium hirsutum isolate 1008001.06 chromosome D03, Gossypium_hirsutum_v2.1, whole genome shotgun sequence genome:
- the LOC107950689 gene encoding vacuolar protein sorting-associated protein 45 homolog isoform X1, which produces MVLVSAVRDYVYRMLQDISGMKVLILDSQTVSIVSVVYSQSELLQKEVFLVELIDSISKSKESMSHLKAVYFLRPTSENIQYMRRQLSNPRFGECHLFFSNMLKDTQIHLLADSDEQEVVQQVQEFYADFISVDPYHFTLNMPSNHYYILPAVVDPSNLQHFCDRAVDGIGAVFLALKRRPIIRYSRASDIAKRIAHETAKLMYQQESGLFDFRRMEMSPLLLIVDRRDDPVTPLLNQWTYQAMVHELIGIQDNKVDLRSIGKFPKDQQEVVLSSEQDAFFKANMYENFGDIGMNIKRMVDDFQQVAKSNQNIQTIEDMAKFVDNYPEYRKMHGNVSKHVTLVTEMSKIVEERKLMLVSETEQDLACNGGQVAAFEAVTNLLNNESVSDIDRLRLVMLYALRYEKESPVQLMQLFNKLASRSAKYKPGLVQFLLKQAGADKRTGDLYGNRDFLNIARNMARGLKGVENVYTQHQPLLFQTMESIIKGRLRDVDYPYVGNHFQQGRPQEVVIFIIGGTTYEESRSVAQLNASNSGIRFIIGGTAVLNSKRFLKDLEEAQGIARSNANVV; this is translated from the exons GTTAGCATTGTGAGTGTTGTTTATTCCCAATCAGAGCTACTTCAGAAAGAAGTCTTTTTGGTAGAATTGATAGACTCCATCTCCAAGTCAAAAGAATCTATGTCGCATCTCAAGGCAGTTTATTTCCTTCGGCCTACATCAGAAAATATTCAATATATGCGGCGTCAGCTATCTAACCCTAGGTTTGGAGAGTGTCACTTGT TTTTCTCAAACATGTTGAAGGATACTCAGATTCATCTTTTAGCTGATTCAGATGAACAAGAAGTTGTCCAGCAAGTCCAG GAGTTTTATGCAGACTTCATTTCAGTTGATCCTTATCACTTCACTTTAAACATGCCCTCAAATCATTATTATATTCTCCCAGCAGTTGTGGACCCTTCTAATTTGCAGCATTTCTGTGACCGAGCTGTTGATGGTATTGGTGCAGTTTTCTTGGCATTAAAACGGAGACCAATTATTAGATATTCAAGGGCATCTGATATTGCAAAAAGGATTGCTCATGAAACAGCA AAGTTAATGTACCAGCAAGAAAGTGGTCTTTTTGACTTCAGGCGGATGGAAATGTCTCCGTTGCTGCTGATAGTTGACAGAAGGGATGATCCTGTGACTCCATTGCTGAACCAATGGACCTATCAG GCAATGGTTCATGAATTGATAGGTATTCAGGATAACAAAGTGGATTTGAGAAGCATTGGCAAATTTCCCAAAGATCAACAG GAAGTTGTGCTTTCATCAGAACAAGATGCTTTCTTCAAAGCTAACATGTATGAAAACTTTGGAGATATCGGAATGAATATCAAGCGGATGGTGGATGATTTTCAGCAAGTTGCTAAAAGCAACCAAAATATACAGACTATAG AAGACATGGCCAAATTTGTAGACAATTACCCGGAGTACAGAAAAATGCATGGGAATGTTTCAAAGCATGTCACATTGGTAACAGAAATGAGCAAGATAGTTGAGGAGAGAAAACTTATGTTGGTTTCAGAAACTGAGCAGGATTTGGCTTGCAATGGGGGGCAAGTTGCTGCTTTTGAG GCAGTGACAAATCTTTTAAATAATGAAAGTGTATCTGATATTGACCGACTTCGCCTGGTAATGCTGTATGCTTTGCGCTACGAGAAGGAGAGTCCTGTCCAGTTAATGCAGCTATTTAACAAACTGGCATCTCGGTCTGCCAAATACAAGCCAGGG CTTGTGCAGTTTCTTCTAAAGCAAGCAGGGGCTGATAAGCGTACTGGTGATCTTTATGGAAATCGTGATTTTCTAAATATTGCTCGCAACATGGCTCGTGGACTGAAG GGGGTTGAGAACGTGTACACCCAGCACCAGCCTCTTCTTTTCCAAACTATGGAAAGCATAATCAAAGGACGACTGAGAGATGTGGACTACCCATATGTTGGAAATCATTTTCAGCAGGGCAG GCCACAGGAGGTGGTTATATTCATCATTGGTGGAACAACTTATGAGGAATCGCGCTCTGTTGCTCAGCTAAATGCCAGCAATTCTGGAATTCGTTTTATAATTGGTGGAACAGCAGTTCTCAATTCTAAGAG GTTTCTGAAGGACTTAGAAGAAGCTCAGGGGATAGCTCGAAGCAATGCCAATGTTGTTTAA
- the LOC107950689 gene encoding vacuolar protein sorting-associated protein 45 homolog isoform X2: MVLVSAVRDYVYRMLQDISGMKVLILDSQTVSIVSVVYSQSELLQKEVFLVELIDSISKSKESMSHLKAVYFLRPTSENIQYMRRQLSNPRFGECHLFFSNMLKDTQIHLLADSDEQEVVQQVQEFYADFISVDPYHFTLNMPSNHYYILPAVVDPSNLQHFCDRAVDGIGAVFLALKRRPIIRYSRASDIAKRIAHETALMYQQESGLFDFRRMEMSPLLLIVDRRDDPVTPLLNQWTYQAMVHELIGIQDNKVDLRSIGKFPKDQQEVVLSSEQDAFFKANMYENFGDIGMNIKRMVDDFQQVAKSNQNIQTIEDMAKFVDNYPEYRKMHGNVSKHVTLVTEMSKIVEERKLMLVSETEQDLACNGGQVAAFEAVTNLLNNESVSDIDRLRLVMLYALRYEKESPVQLMQLFNKLASRSAKYKPGLVQFLLKQAGADKRTGDLYGNRDFLNIARNMARGLKGVENVYTQHQPLLFQTMESIIKGRLRDVDYPYVGNHFQQGRPQEVVIFIIGGTTYEESRSVAQLNASNSGIRFIIGGTAVLNSKRFLKDLEEAQGIARSNANVV, translated from the exons GTTAGCATTGTGAGTGTTGTTTATTCCCAATCAGAGCTACTTCAGAAAGAAGTCTTTTTGGTAGAATTGATAGACTCCATCTCCAAGTCAAAAGAATCTATGTCGCATCTCAAGGCAGTTTATTTCCTTCGGCCTACATCAGAAAATATTCAATATATGCGGCGTCAGCTATCTAACCCTAGGTTTGGAGAGTGTCACTTGT TTTTCTCAAACATGTTGAAGGATACTCAGATTCATCTTTTAGCTGATTCAGATGAACAAGAAGTTGTCCAGCAAGTCCAG GAGTTTTATGCAGACTTCATTTCAGTTGATCCTTATCACTTCACTTTAAACATGCCCTCAAATCATTATTATATTCTCCCAGCAGTTGTGGACCCTTCTAATTTGCAGCATTTCTGTGACCGAGCTGTTGATGGTATTGGTGCAGTTTTCTTGGCATTAAAACGGAGACCAATTATTAGATATTCAAGGGCATCTGATATTGCAAAAAGGATTGCTCATGAAACAGCA TTAATGTACCAGCAAGAAAGTGGTCTTTTTGACTTCAGGCGGATGGAAATGTCTCCGTTGCTGCTGATAGTTGACAGAAGGGATGATCCTGTGACTCCATTGCTGAACCAATGGACCTATCAG GCAATGGTTCATGAATTGATAGGTATTCAGGATAACAAAGTGGATTTGAGAAGCATTGGCAAATTTCCCAAAGATCAACAG GAAGTTGTGCTTTCATCAGAACAAGATGCTTTCTTCAAAGCTAACATGTATGAAAACTTTGGAGATATCGGAATGAATATCAAGCGGATGGTGGATGATTTTCAGCAAGTTGCTAAAAGCAACCAAAATATACAGACTATAG AAGACATGGCCAAATTTGTAGACAATTACCCGGAGTACAGAAAAATGCATGGGAATGTTTCAAAGCATGTCACATTGGTAACAGAAATGAGCAAGATAGTTGAGGAGAGAAAACTTATGTTGGTTTCAGAAACTGAGCAGGATTTGGCTTGCAATGGGGGGCAAGTTGCTGCTTTTGAG GCAGTGACAAATCTTTTAAATAATGAAAGTGTATCTGATATTGACCGACTTCGCCTGGTAATGCTGTATGCTTTGCGCTACGAGAAGGAGAGTCCTGTCCAGTTAATGCAGCTATTTAACAAACTGGCATCTCGGTCTGCCAAATACAAGCCAGGG CTTGTGCAGTTTCTTCTAAAGCAAGCAGGGGCTGATAAGCGTACTGGTGATCTTTATGGAAATCGTGATTTTCTAAATATTGCTCGCAACATGGCTCGTGGACTGAAG GGGGTTGAGAACGTGTACACCCAGCACCAGCCTCTTCTTTTCCAAACTATGGAAAGCATAATCAAAGGACGACTGAGAGATGTGGACTACCCATATGTTGGAAATCATTTTCAGCAGGGCAG GCCACAGGAGGTGGTTATATTCATCATTGGTGGAACAACTTATGAGGAATCGCGCTCTGTTGCTCAGCTAAATGCCAGCAATTCTGGAATTCGTTTTATAATTGGTGGAACAGCAGTTCTCAATTCTAAGAG GTTTCTGAAGGACTTAGAAGAAGCTCAGGGGATAGCTCGAAGCAATGCCAATGTTGTTTAA